The following are encoded together in the Vidua macroura isolate BioBank_ID:100142 chromosome 6, ASM2450914v1, whole genome shotgun sequence genome:
- the DIO3 gene encoding thyroxine 5-deiodinase: MLHSVGVHTLQLLTQAAACILLFPRFLLTAVMLWLLDFLCIRKKMLTMPTAEEAASASEEPPPDDPPVCVSDSNRMFTLESLKAVWHGQKLDFFKSAHVGSLAPNPEVIQLDGQKRLRILDFARGKRPLILNFGSCTUPPFMARLRSFQRLAAHFVDIADFLLVYIEEAHPSDGWVSSDAAYNIPKHQCLQDRLRAAQLMREGAPDCPLAVDTMDNASSAAYGAYFERLYIIQEEKVMYQGGRGPEGYKISELRTWLDQYKTRLQSPSTVVIQV; encoded by the coding sequence ATGCTCCACTCCGTCGGCGTTCACACCTTGCAGCTGCTCACCCAGGCAGCCGCCTGCATCCTCCTATTTCCCCGCTTCCTGCTCACCGCCGTGATGCTCTGGCTCCTGGATTTTCTCTGCATTAGGAAGAAGATGCTGACGATGCCCACGGCGGAGGAGGCGGCCAGCGCCAGCGAGGAGCCGCCCCCCGACGACCCCCCGGTCTGCGTGTCCGACTCCAACCGCATGTTCACGCTGGAGTCGCTGAAAGCCGTGTGGCACGGGCAGAAGCTGGACTTCTTCAAGTCGGCGCACGTGGGTTCCTTGGCCCCTAACCCCGAGGTGATCCAGCTGGACGGGCAGAAGAGGCTCCGCATCCTGGACTTCGCCCGGGGCAAGAGACCCCTCATCCTCAACTTCGGCAGCTGCACCTGACCCCCGTTCATGGCCCGCCTGAGGTCCTTCCAGCGCCTGGCCGCGCACTTCGTGGACATTGCCGACTTCCTGCTGGTGTACATTGAAGAAGCACACCCCTCCGACGGCTGGGTCAGCTCGGATGCAGCCTACAACATCCCCAAGCACCAGTGCCTCCAGGACAGGCTGCGGGCAGCTCAGCTGATGAGGGAAGGGGCGCCCGATTGCCCCCTGGCCGTGGACACCATGGACAATGCTTCCAGCGCCGCCTACGGTGCTTACTTCGAGAGGCTCTACATCATCCAGGAGGAGAAGGTGATGtaccagggaggcagaggaCCAGAGGGCTACAAGATCTCGGAGCTGAGGACCTGGCTAGACCAGTACAAAACCCGGCTCCAGAGCCCCAGCACGGTGGTCATCCAAGTGTAA